The following coding sequences lie in one Zingiber officinale cultivar Zhangliang chromosome 2B, Zo_v1.1, whole genome shotgun sequence genomic window:
- the LOC122046468 gene encoding N-acylneuraminate-9-phosphatase-like produces the protein MVMGIKRSLFAAAEAMYARATAGSALSRPFFPSCRNFHESGRRDYCRRQDYSTGAAAVMEVEDGVPGGLRWLPGHCGWDLTGSLEYLEYRRSLYGEITHKALLVDAVGTLLVPSQPMAQIYREIGAKYGVKYSEDEILDRYRWAYQQPWGRSRLRYVNDGRPFWQFIVSSSTGCSDMEYFEELYRYYTTEKAWHLCDPDAETVFKALRKAGVKVAVVSNFDTRLRPLLQALKCDHWFDAVAVSAEVAAEKPNPIIFLKACEFLGVKPEDAVHVGDDRRNDIWGARDAGCDAWLWNSDVHSFKEVAQRIGVKV, from the exons ATGGTTATGGGGATTAAGCGTTCCCTCTTCGCGGCTGCCGAGGCGATGTATGCGCGGGCGACTGCTGGATCCGCGCTATCCCGCCCTTTTTTTCCTTCTTGTCGGAATTTCCACGAATCTGGGCGCAGGGACTATTGTCGCCGCCAGGACTACTCCACGGGAGCGGCCGCGGTGATGGAGGTAGAAGACGGAGTCCCGGGAGGTCTGAGGTGGCTCCCTGGCCACTGCGGTTGGGACTTGACGGGATCACTTGAGTACCTTGAGTACCGGAGGTCTTTGTACGGGGAGATCACGCATAAGGCCCTCCTTGTTGATGCCGTCGGCACTCTCCTTGTTCCTTCCCAGCCCATGGCACAG ATCTACAGGGAGATTGGAGCAAAATACGGGGTGAAGTATTCTGAGGATGAGATACTAGATCGCTATCGGTGGGCATATCAACAACCATGGGGTAGATCAAGGCTGAG GTATGTGAATGATGGGAGACCCTTTTGGCAATTCATAGTTAGTTCTTCTACTGGATGTTCTGATATGGAGTATTTTGAAGAGCTATACAGATATTATACTACAGAGAAG GCTTGGCATCTCTGTGACCCTGATGCTGAAACTGTTTTTAAAGCTTTACGAAAGGCTGGAGTTAAAGTAGCTGTAGTCTCAAATTTTGATACTCGCTTAAGACCTTTATTACAGGCTTTGAAGTGTGACCATTGGTTTGATGCAGTTGCAGTGTCTGCTGAG GTAGCAGCCGAGAAGCCAAACCCAATTATATTTCTTAAAGCATGTGAATTCTTGGGAGTAAAACCTGAGGATGCTGTTCATGTGGGTGATGATCGCAGGAATGACATATGGGGAGCTAGGGATGCTGGTTGTGATGCATGGCTCTGGAACAGTGACGTTCATTCTTTCAAGGAG GTTGCTCAGAGAATTGGGGTTAAAGTTTGA